From the genome of Nicotiana sylvestris chromosome 2, ASM39365v2, whole genome shotgun sequence, one region includes:
- the LOC104245645 gene encoding pentatricopeptide repeat-containing protein At1g11290, chloroplastic, with product MSFPLLASSTTPPPPPLPTAIPDRPPSLTQRVHIPSHIYKHPTAILLELCTSMKELHQILPHIIKNGLYNEHLFETKLISLFTKYGSLNDATKVFDFANLKVDPMYHTMLKAHTRQSTVDSSLSFYSRLRYENVTPVIYNFGYLLKACADNSDVLKGKQVHAQLILHGFSDNLFAMTSLVNLYAKCGMVGDAYKMFDRMPDRDLVCWNTVIAGYAQNGMSKRALELVLRMQEEGCHRPDSVTVVSILPACAAIGSLRMGKSIHGYVYRNGFESLVNVSTALVDMYAKCGSVGTARLVFDKIDSKTIVSLNAMIDGYARNGYYDEALIIFRRMLDEGFKPTNVTIMSTLHACAESRNLELGQFVHQLVNQLGLGSNVAVVNSLISMYCKCQRVDIAAELFKNLKGKTLVSWNAMILGYAQNGHVMDALTLFCKMHLLNIKPDSFTMVSVVTALAELSVLRQAKWIHGFAIRACLNRNVFAATALVDMYAKCGAVHTARKLFDIMDDRHVTTWNAMIDGYGTHGFGMEAVELFEEMRKGNVKPNDITFLCVISACSHSGFVEKGRNYFKIMREEYSLEPSMDHYGAMVDLVGRAGRLGEAWNFIDNMPVRPGLNVYGAMLGACKIHKNVDLGEKAADKLFELDPDDGGYHVLLANMYATASMWHKVAKVRTMMERKGIQKTPGCSLVDLRNEVHTFYSGSTSHPQSEKIYAYLETLLDRIKAAGYIPDTDSIHDVEDDVQEQLLKSHSEKLAISFGLLNTSAGTTIHIRKNLRVCGDCHSATKYISLVMKREIIVRDMHRFHHFKNGVCSCGDYW from the coding sequence ATGAGTTTCCCGCTGTTAGCCAGCTCCACCACTCCACCACCACCACCGCTACCGACGGCGATTCCCGACCGGCCGCCGTCTCTAACTCAAAGGGTCCACATTCCATCACATATATATAAGCACCCAACAGCAATCCTTCTCGAGCTCTGCACTTCCATGAAAGAGCTTCACCAAATTCTCCCTCACATCATTAAAAATGGTCTTTATAACGAACACCTTTTCGAAACCAAATTAATCAGCTTATTCACCAAATATGGTAGCCTTAATGATGCCACCAAAGTCTTTGACTTTGCTAATCTCAAAGTTGACCCCATGTATCATACCATGCTTAAAGCTCATACTCGTCAATCTACTGTGGATTCATCTTTATCTTTTTATTCTCGTTTGAGATATGAAAATGTTACTCCGGTAATTTACAATTTTGGGTATCTGCTAAAAGCCTGCGCAGATAATTCTGATGTTTTAAAGGGTAAACAGGTGCATGCGCAGTTGATTCTTCATGGGTTTTCGGATAATTTGTTTGCAATGACTAGTTTAGTGAATCTTTATGCGAAATGTGGGATGGTTGGTGATGCGTATAAGATGTTTGATAGAATGCCTGATAGGGATTTGGTTTGTTGGAATACGGTTATTGCTGGGTATGCACAAAATGGGATGTCTAAGAGAGCGTTGGAGttggttttgaggatgcaggagGAAGGGTGTCATAGGCCGGATTCGGTTACCGTTGTGTCCATTTTGCCTGCTTGTGCTGCTATTGGGTCCTTGCGAATGGGGAAGTCGATTCATGGATATGTTTATAGAAATGGGTTTGAGTCGCTTGTGAATGTCTCGACTGCTTTGGTTGATATGTATGCTAAATGTGGGTCAGTGGGTACTGCAAGGTTGGTTTTTGATAAGATTGATTCTAAGACCATTGTATCGCTGAATGCTATGATAGACGGATATGCACGGAATGGATATTATGATGAAGCTCTTATTATCTTTCGGAGAATGTTGGATGAAGGATTCAAACCGACGAATGTGACTATTATGAGCACTTTGCATGCGTGTGCTGAGTCAAGGAATCTCGAGCTTGGACAATTTGTTCACCAATTAGTCAACCAACTAGGTCTTGGTTCTAATGTTGCAGTTGTTAACTCATTGATTTCAATGTACTGCAAGTGCCAAAGAGTGGATATTGCAGCTGAATTGTTTAAAAACTTGAAAGGAAAAACACTTGTCTCATGGAATGCTATGATATTGGGCTATGCACAAAACGGGCATGTGATGGATGCATTAACTCTTTTTTGTAAAATGCATCTGCTGAACATCAAACCTGACTCATTTACAATGGTGAGTGTTGTTACAGCTCTTGCTGAATTATCCGTATTGCGTCAAGCTAAGTGGATCCATGGATTTGCTATAAGGGCTTGTTTGAACAGGAATGTTTTTGCAGCCACTGCTCTTGTTGACATGTATGCGAAATGTGGAGCAGTTCACACAGCAAGAAAGCTATTTGACATAATGGATGATAGGCATGTTACAACATGGAATGCCATGATCGATGGATATGGCACGCATGGCTTTGGAATGGAAGCTGTCGAATTATTTGAGGAAATGCGAAAGGGGAATGTAAAGCCTAACGACATAACATTTCTATGTGTCATCTCAGCTTGCAGCCACTCTGGCTTTGTAGAGAAGGGGCGCAATTATTTCAAGATCATGAGGGAAGAATACAGCTTGGAGCCTTCAATGGACCATTATGGGGCAATGGTTGACCTAGTTGGTCGAGCTGGTCGGCTCGGTGAAGCTTGGAACTTCATCGATAATATGCCTGTCAGACCAGGACTCAACGTCTATGGTGCAATGTTGGGAGCTTGCAAGATTCACAAAAATGTTGATCTGGGGGAGAAGGCAGCAGACAAGCTATTTGAGCTAGATCCTGATGATGGTGGATATCATGTGCTTCTTGCTAATATGTATGCTACAGCTTCAATGTGGCATAAAGTCGCTAAAGTCAGAACTATGATGGAGAGAAAAGGTATTCAAAAGACACCTGGATGCAGTCTAGTTGATTTAAGAAACGAGGTCCACACATTCTACTCAGGAAGCACTAGCCATCCTCAGTCTGAGAAGATCTATGCTTACCTTGAGACATTGCTTGATAGGATTAAAGCTGCTGGGTATATACCTGATACCGATTCAATTCATGATGTGGAAGATGATGTTCAGGAGCAATTGTTAAAGAGCCACAGTGAGAAGCTTGCTATTTCATTTGGGCTTTTAAATACAAGTGCTGGTACAACTATTCACATCAGGAAAAATCTTCGGGTTTGTGGGGACTGCCATAGTGCAACAAAGTACATCTCGCTTGTCATGAAACGAGAAATTATTGTACGTGATATGCACCGCTTCCACCATTTTAAGAATGGAGTCTGTTCATGTGGAGATTATTGGTGA